CTGCATCAGCAACCCTGTGGGAAGCAATGCTATTGGCTCCTTCCAATGTATTAGGGTCTAATAGACCAGGCTTTTTAGAAGTCCCTGCCTTTGCATCCCCCCTCTGTCTTGGTGTAGGTATTCTTGAACCTGTATTTTTTATCTTGAAACGGTGCTCAACCTGCAGCCAAACAAATACAAGCTGGACAATTAAAAAACAGGCTTTAGGCAGATGAAGATACAAACAATGTGAGACCACCATTGCAGGTGAATGGGTGCATACAAGTTTATAAACAAAACCCTAGAAGATTTCGAGAAGGAACAGGGCTATTGTGTAAACATTGTGGAACAAGCCggaattcataaataaaaaaattaacgaGGGGTGTGTGAGAATTATTCATAAATAGGTATCTGACTTAAAAAGAGCCAAGCAACAACTATTGTAATACTTTGACTAAAAAGTCAAGAATCCAAAACTCCTTTACCTTCTCAAGCTTCTTCTGCGCAGTGAGTCTTCTGACATTTGAACTTAACGCTCTTCTGAAGTTTTGGGGCACCTCATGCTTTTGCTGCAGTTCACATGTAATAGCGAGAAATATGTGAATAAACAGAAAGAGACAATAGAAGCCTACAGCTTTCCCAACCCTTATTTTATATCTAAAACTTAAAGTAGCTTGCATTAATACCAGCACAATTATAAAAATCAGAACTCactgtaaaaatatatagagaCATAAATCCTAGTCAAGGACCCTGCTGTCAAGTTTTTCAACTAACAGAATATATAGATAACTTGTAAGCTTATAAATCCTAAATAGCACTTGAGTTTAATAGCAACTGACTTACATACAAACTTGTGATAATTTTCCCTATAACAATTAAGTGCActgataatttataaatcatgaGCTCAACTGCTCAAGTGAGCTTGCTATTTCACGTGCATTACTAGCACATCAGCACTACCTTATGGTCTCCATCTCTACACCTACAACTAAAGTACATATAAAGTTCATGtcacatatattatatgtttttgtatcgAACCTCGATAAATCTGGCAATGGTATTAAAATCAGCCCCCCTCAGATCTTTGGTCGAAGATATTGCTTCAAAAATCAAATTGGAGTACCTGAGACAGGGCATCAACACCAGATCTGTGAAATCTgataatcataaaaaaaaataaaaactgcgACGAACACATTAACAAGGTTCAACTATGATTGCTTTATAAAACTAATGTCTTTCCAGTTTCAATATGTCCCCATTACTTCAAATTGACCAATCAAACTATCAAAAGTTCTGCAATTTGACTAGCGACTCCCTTTCATAATTCCAAAAATAGCATAAACTAAAAATGCTATGGCCAGTTAAAAAAAAAGGCCAAAAGTGAAGCAGTAAGACCATAAACGAAGAAACTTGGAAGACACACACCTTTTAGTTGGTATCATAACAGCATTTGCTGGAGTTTTCGCATCATCAGGGACACCATTGGCATTGGCATCCACAAGAACAAGGGCAGTACTGGCAGTTTGAGTAGCAGCATTGGTGTTTTGAGCAGCAGGAAGTGCGGCACTGCCATTTGTAATGGCTAAAACAGGAGATTTCTCCTTCGAGGCTTGCCCAGCCGCAGTGCCACTAATACCCAAGTTCCGCCACTTATCCTGGTCATTGTAACAAAATTCACCACaccattaataaaattaaaaaaaaaacaagaaaaacaaatgtAGCACTGTACACAAACCCTAATTCACAATCACAcatagaattaaaatttattctgATATTCACGGGTAAAGAACCACTCGAATCAAAACACAAAAACCACACAATTATCAACACCCCGCAAACAATCATATCCAAATAATTCATAGTCCATACAAAACGAAACAAACACATAACCCTTAATCGAAACAATCAATCACAACAAAATTCACAATACAAAGAGTACCGGAAAAATGTGAACAAGGGCAATtacaaaaactaaaaaagattGAACCTTGACACCAATGTATCAAAAACAGTGAatcacaaaaaattattaaaaaaaaaacagagagaagCTGGGCAATCAAGAAAAGTGAAAAAGATTGAACCTTTAAATCAATGTTGGAGCGGTGAGTGAGAGAGGGGGCAAAATCAGGATCTACAAGAATGGTCTTCCACTTGCCCATGCCATGTTTTTTGACACCTGCTTTCAGGGCTTCTTCTTCATCTGCTGTCCACTTCTGTTTGTGATTCCCCATCCACGGATTAATTATAACCTTTTACAATTCgagattataattaatatttatacagGGACAGATTTTTACTCCCTCATATTAATTATCCTAACTCTTTTTTTCTCTGTGTATAGAGCAGCTGGGGCTGTGTGTACACACACTCGGACTTGGCACCGCTCGGACTTGGCAGTTTCGTATGATGTATTGTGATATGGACTATTGAACCTCAACCTcccatttactatttttttttttttatcgtttttccattttttatgtattctaattctaatttttcttttttttgacagaatattCTACTTCTATTTCTAATACTAATTTATACGATTCTTCTGCGTTATTAAATCTAATGACTTTTGTgtatctaaaataaaaattggacATCTACAAAAGATCCTATAATTTTGAGAATTAAAGTAGAACGCATATGATATCAAATCTAAAGATTTTTATGTATGAAAAAAAGTCATATGATTACGACAATTAAAGATGacgatatttttaaattataattttaatatgcagcacaaattttaaatttgcatTCTCGATCATTCTGTCTTtgagatatattttatttatttgtttattttcataACTAAACTTTTGTAACCAGTTTCATTTttgtaagtatattttataattattttcatttattttcttcttaaaattatatttattttatataactctttttttcttcttgagattatatttatttatgtaattttagTAATATCTAATCAAATGTAAGGTGATCCGGACATACTCTTTAATAATGAGAACTCGAAAGACttcaaattgatattttttaaagatGTGTTATCTCCAAGTTCATCCAATTCAAAACTcaacttttttattaatattttaaggtGACAATCATTTCATACAAATAACATTAAGATGTTcgatttttataagttctaCAATAtattccctccatcccaaattaaatgagctcgttgacttcgggTACGCACTTTAAaatccattgaccgcatagctatattacttatttttaaaattttattttttcaaataaaaatttaaatatgaaatttttatttataaaagaaaaattaaaaaaataaatttcggatcTGTACGGTCAATGCACCTCAAGTTACATGCCCAAAGTGGGACGGTGGGAGTATTTATTAAGGAATTCTCATCAAATGTTATTGAACTCCTCGGATGAAAGAGTCTAGTAATTAATTCACAATGCATGAAATGCACTAAATTTGACAAGTTCTTGTGTACTGCACCAGAAGATAGGATCAAATAAGCTGAAGGTATAAGCAACCAGAAGAATTTTATAGGGAGGTGCACGGTCTCCctttttattcatcataatagtaATATGGGTTTAAGTGGACGATCATGAATATTCATGATGATGGTGGGATATTATACTAGTTAGTTTTTAAGATTACTCAAGATGCATGAAAGATGATCTTTGTAACATCCCACCGATTAGTCAGAGAGTATTTGGGcctttataagcacaagcaagtataccaatttgctagcaTTTTTGATGTGTTGTTGGATCCGATATGCATCTAGTTGTGAGTTtggatattataaaaagtttaatAACGAGAACCCGAAAGACCCTAAATTGATATTTCATGTAAGTTTTATAGATGTGTTGTCTTCGAGTTTATTCAATTCaaaactcaatttttttttatctgatGGAAAATTCTTGCGCTCTCATCACCTAACCTTCTGATGGCTCACACATTTAATTGTTTGCCAATAAACTTGATTTTACAAGAGTGTAGTTTccaaaaaaatttagtataaaAAGCTTTCAGCTTTACAATTTCTAAtgtcatactccctctgtccctctcatttctttacggttactattttaggatgtccctctcatttctttacattactataaatagtaagtttttctcatcattacacccactatcttcccccactatctcatatttaacaataaaaactactattacacccactactatcctccactatctcatatctattattaaatattggtaggtcccacaactttacccacttttcatctaactttacttatttttcatacattgtattggtctccgtgtccccctccaacgTAAACAAccgagggggacggagggagtatgttttaaaattgaattgCTAACTAGCTAGTCGATCATCTCTCCCTGTGCTGGACTCGACTAGTGTCCGCTTAGCGATCTGCTTGATTGATGAAAAATTCAGAGACGAGAAATCGAATTTCCATGCCTCGATCATTCACGATCTCGCATATCCAGTCTCTTGACTGCATCATCAAAAGCTCCTCAAAATAGACAGAGCATTCAAGATAAACAATATCCAACCATACGAATTCATAACAAAAGTAGCCATTTTTAGATTCTCATGTCCAATTTGTCAACCAACGAAGTCGTCACAAAAAGAAACTTTTGAACAGAAGCAGCCACGTGTGcgtgaagatgaagatgaaataTGCTGAAAGAGGCAAAAAACTAAACAACTCAACCTTCCACGTGGCCGTACAACAGCAAGTGGTGATCTGACTCAGCAGCTCCAGGCACTAAATAGCACTAGAAAAACAGGGGTAAATATCTCCAACAATCAACCACAAATTCCCCACAGCCCCACATTTAATTTTCACCCAGCTCATCCTTTAAAAAGTTAAACAACCACAACTAGAAGAAGCATTTTTAATCTGAATGGATAGCTACAGATCCAAGTCCTGTAGAGATGGGAGAGAGATGCAGGTGGAGAGAGATGGGCAGGTGGAGAGAGATTCGGCTGTGGTGCCATATG
This genomic window from Daucus carota subsp. sativus chromosome 7, DH1 v3.0, whole genome shotgun sequence contains:
- the LOC108194046 gene encoding telomere repeat-binding factor 5-like, which produces MGNHKQKWTADEEEALKAGVKKHGMGKWKTILVDPDFAPSLTHRSNIDLKDKWRNLGISGTAAGQASKEKSPVLAITNGSAALPAAQNTNAATQTASTALVLVDANANGVPDDAKTPANAVMIPTKRYSNLIFEAISSTKDLRGADFNTIARFIEQKHEVPQNFRRALSSNVRRLTAQKKLEKVEHRFKIKNTGSRIPTPRQRGDAKAGTSKKPGLLDPNTLEGANSIASHRVADADNKSFAAAEAVKESEDIKELTEESWLILEVAKGIWERCNL